TCGACGCTCATCGGTAGATCCTCGTCGAATGCGCCCACCGCATCGAAGCACTCGCGGCGGACGACCGAGGTCATGCCCGTGACGAAGTTCTTGATCAGAAGTTTGCCCGATATCGCCCCGGAGTGGTACACGGGCCGCGTGGTCGGGAGGTAGGTGCCGGCCGCATCGATACACTGGAAATCGGTATAGACGACCCCCACGCGCGGCGCATCCTGGAACAGCGGAATCTGAAGCTCGAGCTTGTCCGGCGACCACATGTCGTCCGCGTCCAGGAATGCGACGAAGGGCCCGCGAGACTCGCGGATCCCCCGATTCTTGGCCCGTGACTGTCCGCCGTTCTTCTGGCGGTGGTAAAAGATCTGAGGGTTGCCCGCGAAGGTCTCCATGACCCTCTCCGTTTCGTCCGTCGACCCATCGTCCACGACGTGGATTTCGACGGGGGAGTAACTCTGGGCGAGGGCAGAATGGATCGCGTCCGGCAGGTATCGGGCCATGTTGTACGAGGCGATGACGACGCTGACCAGTGGGGGAACGACGAGCGGGGGAACGGCGCGAGGCCGATCGTGCTCGGAGTCCTGCGGGGACGATAGATCGGGCATCAAGCGGGCGTTGCCGAGGCCCCTACGGCCCCGGACGGACGACTAGGCTGTTCACAGCGGCCGGTGAAATCGTATCGAGAACTGGCGGCGGGCAGGTGGCACACGGTGGGATGCCCACCGCGTTGACCAAGCCATTCCGGTTGAACACGTAGAGATACGAGTTCGCAAGGTTCGCAAAGGCCCCTTGGTTCACGGTGATGTCGATCGAGCTCGGAGTCCAGCGGGTCGGGACTTGGATCTCTCTCAAGGTGCACGCGGCGTACGTGGGCATGTTCCCGATCTCGACGTGAGCTTGGGTGGTATCCACGTAGCAGTTGTCCCAGAAGGTGTATGCGTCGCCCGACGTGCCGCAGCTTCCGACCGCGTCGTGGCCGAGATAGTTTCCGAAGTAGAAGTCCGACCAGTAGGAGGTGCTGTTCGGCGTGGTGTTCCAGGCGTGGGGGAAGTTCACCCACAACACGTTGTCGACCCACAAGAGCGCCGTTCCGTCATTCGTGTTGGCGGACGACATCTCGAAGTAGCCCTGGAGGTGGGTCCATTTGTCACGCAGATATGGAGTTCCGCCCATCGCGGGCCAGGTGTCGGTCTTCCCGGAGCCCGATCCGTCTTGATCCATATGCGTGGAATTGTCGCAATAGACGTTGAAGTAGAGATTAGGCGTATAGGTGTTCGCGTGAATTCGGAATAGCTTGTGGTTCCTGGAAGGGGGCGATGCCGCCTTGTAGTAGTACCAGGCGTCGATGTAGAGGTGATTCAGGTTGTTCACGCCCACGATCCCGAAGTTCGTGGCGTAATCTCCATTCTCGAAGGCGCACCGGACACTCTTGCTCGAATTGGTACGCAGGACCGCGTTGGAGAAGGTCACCTCGTTGTCGTCCCGGTAGTACGGACCGGTGTACAGAGCTCCTGGCGTTCCGGACTCGAAATTGTCCCAACGCATCGGCGCCGCGACGCCCTTGGAGCCGAATCCGGAGCCGGTGATCGTGAGAGGGAGGCCCTGTTGGGCTGTGCCGCTCACGCCCGTGATTATGGGGAGAACCTGCGCCGATACAAGACTTGCCATCCCCAAGGCGCAAAGAATCACGCTGCTAAGCGCGACGAACCGAATGCGTCGTCCCCGAGTCATGATGTACCCCTCCGGTCCATTCATTTCTAGATGTTACTCGCTATTAGGCGCCGGATGCTCCCCCAATATGACGTTCATCGGCAGCCAATCGGGGAATTTTGAGCAAGAAATGCGCCACGACCCCGACGTAGTGTATAATACCCAAGTCGGAGCCTGCGTCATAGGCAAAAACCCGCCGCGGTGTCCGACGTACCAGCCTAATGGCTTACTACCTATACCTGTTGTTCATCATCAGCTACTTCCTCCACCTAGGGGCCCGCGTGCCGGTCCTGGGTGCGATTCGCTTCGACCTCGGGCTGGTCGTGCTGATTTTCGCGGCGATTTTCCTGGCGGGGAAGCGCCGGAGTCAACCCAAAGTTGGCTCCACGAACACGATCCTCGCGATCCTCGGCGCCTACGTCATCCTTACACTTCCGCTGGTCCGCTGGCCGGGGAGCGTCCTCAACACCGGCATACCGAACCTCGTCAAGGCGGTTGTCTTCTTCTACTACACAGTCGCCCTGATCGATTCCCCGAAGAAGCTGCGGACCTTCGTCTGGATCTTCGTCCTCTGCCAGGTCTTCCGGGTCGCCGAGCCGTACTACCTCCACGTAACCCAGGGTTATTGGGGCTCGACCACCACGATGAGCGAAGGGGAAATGTGGGAGCAGATGGACCGCCTCTCGGGGGCGCCCTTTGATATCGTGAACCCCAACGGCCTCGCGTTCGTCATTACTTCGGTGTACCCGTTCTTGCACTATCTCAGCTTCACGCGCTCGATTCTCGCGCGACTGCTTTACTGGGTCTCGATACCGGTTCTGCTCCAATCGCTTCTCCTGACCGCTTCCCGTACCGGCTTCTTGGCATTCGGGATCATCATGTTCGGCATCTTCATGAAGAGCCGCAGGAAGGCGCTCCTTCTCATCGTGTTCATTGCCGGCGCGGCCATTGTCTTCGGCTCCCTGAACGAGCTCCAGAAGGACCGGTTCCTGTCGATCTACCGATCCGACGTTCCAGGCGCCGAGACGGCTCACGGCCGGAACGAAGCGGTCTGGCACAACTTCGCGGCGGGCATGGCTCGGCCGATCTTCGGCCACGGCCTGGGAACGTCGATGGAGGTGAACGCCAACCTGCTCGGTCGCGCCCAGCCGGCGCACAACCTTTACGCGGAAACATTTCAGGAGCTGGGCGCGCTCGGGCTCATCATTGTGATCGCGCTCGTGGTCAGCATCTTCGCCAACTTTCGACACGTCCGACGAGATCTGGCGCGAATTCCCCGGCTGGACCCCTACTACACCCAGCTGGCGAGCGCCATGGAGGTCTGGCTGCTCATGAATTTGCTCTTCAGCTGGGCGAGCTACGGTCTCTCCAGCTACGAGTGGTACCTCTTCGGGGGACTTTCCGTGGTGTTCCGACGCTTCGTCGCCCAAGCGATCTCCGCCGGTGCCGCTCCTGCACCGCCCGAGCAGGTGCCCCGTGCGTCCTGACGGTCAAGACGTGATCCGCGTGCTGCACGTTCTTCCCGGCCTCGGGTACGGCGGGCTGGAGGCGGTGGCCCTCAACTTGATGGGGTCGCTCCCTCGCGACCGGTTCGAGGTATACGCCTGCACGCTCTCGCACGCACCCGTGCCCCTGCTCTCGGACATTTCGCAGCGAGGCATCCAGGTCCACGAGGTCGGGGGAGAGAAGCGCGGGGGATTCAGCCCTGGCATGATCCTCCGCCTTTCCGACTTGCTTCGCCGCCGCCGGATCGACGTCTGCCATACCCACAACATCGCCGCCGAGATCTACGGCCATATGGGCGTGCTCCTCGCTCGAACCCCGATCCTCATCCATCACGAGCATGGCACGCTTCACAGCGGCCACCCGGCGCGCCTGGTCTTGAAGCGGATGTTCGCCCCCGGTAAGGACCACTGGATCGCCGTATCGGACTACGTTCGCCAATTCCTGCTTGAGCGCGCGGGCGTCCCTGGAAACAAGGTGACGGTGATCCATAACGGCTTGCCACCGGCGGACGGCGAGCAGGCTCCTCCGACCAACGCCACGGTGTGCACCGTCACCCGGCTCTCGCCCGAGAAGGGGGTTGAAACCCTCGTCGACGCGTGGGCCCTGGTCAACCGAGCGGTCCCCGAAGCGACCCTGACCATCGTCGGGAGCGGGCACCTCGCCGGCGAATTGAACCAGCGCGCGGCCGACATCGGTGTCTCCGGACGGGTGCGGTTCCTCGGCTTTCAGCATCCGCCGCTCGCCGCAGTTCATGATTGCTCCATTTTTGTGCTGCCCTCGCACAGTGAGGGATTCGGCATGGCGCTCCTGGAGGCGATGCGCGCCGGAAAGGCTGTCATCGCATCCCGCGTGGGGGGAATCCCCGAGTTTGTGGAGCACGGCCGGACCGGAATCCTGGTGCCACCGGGAGATCCGGCGGCGCTCAGCGAGGCGATTCTCTCCCTGCTGCGGAACCCTGCGCGCGCGATGGAGCTCGCGCGCGCAGGGCAGCGAGTGGCTGAGAGATTCACCTTGGAGCGCTCCGTTCGCGGGGTTACCGAGCTCTACGAGGGGACGATCAGAAGGAAGCTGGGACTGACATTCTCGGCCGGGTCCGGACGCTGGGAACGGCGGCCCCCGATGACCGGTACCGACAACGGCCGTCCAGCCGCGCGGAAAGAACCCCGAATTGCCCTCTGCGCGGCCGGAGAGATCTGGGGCGGCGTCGAGCAATTCATCCTGACCGTCGCCGAGGAATTGCGGCGGCGGGGGGTTCCGTTCGTCGTCCTGCTGCATCAGGACGCGATGCTCGCGCGTCGACTGCGCGACGCGAGCCTTCCGGTCGAGGTCATCCACAGCGCGGGAAAGTACGACCCCCTGGCAATATTCCGCCTTACGCGCGCGTTCCGAAGGCACCGGATCGACGTGGTTCACGTCAACGGCTACAAGGCGGCGATCCTCGCGGGCATCGCGGCGAAGCTGGCCGGCCTTCGCTTGGTCAAGACCGAGCACGGTATGCTCGAGCCCTTTCAGGGTCCCGCGAAGGTCAAGATGGCTACGAACGCCTGGCTCGACGAATTCCTTTCGCGGAGGATCCTGGACGCGGTGGCATTCGTCTCAAGAGATATTCAGACCGCTCTGGCGAAGCGCTATTCGGGCGTACGCCAGGCGGTCGTTTACAATGCGATCCATCCGACTCTCGCCCCAGCCTTGACCGCGACCGCGCTCCTGCCTCAGTCGGCGGTCCCCGCGTTCCGGATGGGAATCGTCGGACGATTGAAGCCCATTAAAGGTCACGAAGTCCTCTTGCGGGCCATGGCTCGCCTCCGGAAGCGGCCGGATCTTGCCCTCTACGTCTTCGGGGAGGGGGAGACGGAGGCCAGCTGCCGAGCGCTCTGCAAAGAGGCGGCGATCGAAGATCAGGTCCACTTCATGGGGTTCCGGTCGGATGTCGCCGCCTACATGCGCCAGATGGACGCCATCGTGATGCCCTCGTTCCACGAGGGGATCCCCTATACCGCCCTCGAGGCCATGGATCTTGGAGTTCCTCTGATCGCCTCGGATGTCGGGGGACTCCGGGAGATCCTGACGCACGACGTCGACGCGGTGCTCGTGCCCCCGGGAGACCCGGTCTCCCTCGCGTCGGCCATCGAACGGATGGCTGGGGACGAGGGTCTGCGGGAGCGGTTGCGGCTCAACGCCCGCCGGACCGTGGCGGAGCGCTTCGGCGCGGCGCCGATGGTGGATCACTACCTGGACCTGTATCGGATCGCGGCCCAGCGCCGATGACCGACCGCCGCGGACCCGCCATCTGGATCAGCTGGGAGAGGCACCGGCGTTCCCGCGAGCTGGCGCGCGCCCTCTCGGTTCCGCTCTACGAGATCGTCTCGCGGCGCGGCGGCCGCCTCCGCAGCATCGACTGCGCGCTCCGGACCACCGGCCTCTTGCTGCGGGTCCGGCCCTCGTTGTTGTTCGTCCAAAATCCGTCGATCCAGCTCGCCGCTCTCGCCTCGTTTCTGAAGCCTGTCTTCGGTTACACCCTGGTGGTCGACCGCCACTCGAACTTCGATTTTTCCAACACCCGGGACGGTCTCTTCAATCGCCTGAGCAACTACGGGCTACGGATCGCCGATCTGACCATCGTGACCAACGAGGCCGTCCAACGGCTGGTCGAGGAGAAGGGCGGGCGAGGGATCATCCTCCAGGATCTCCTCCCGAAGCTGAACGCCAAGCGCGGTGCACCGCACGCGGGGCCGCTCCGCGTCGTTTATGTCTGCAGCTTCAGCCCGGACGAGCCGGTAGAGGAGGTACTCGAGGCCGCAGTACGTCTCGACAAGAATGTGCACGTGTACGTCACGGGGCGCGTACCCGGAGCCTTCCAATCCCGGGCGCAGCGCGCGCCGGCCACCATCACGTTCACGGGTTTTCTCCCGGAAGACGAGTACCTCGACCTCCTGGGAAGCGCGGACGTGGTAATGGCGCTCACGAAGAGGGAACACACGCTGCTCTGCGGGGCGTACGAAGGCGTGAGCCTCCACAAGCCGCTGGTCCTGTCGAATCAGGAAGCGCTGCGAAACTACTTCACGAAGGGTGTCGTGCTCACAGAGAACACCCCCGAGGCAATCGCGACCGCGATTCGGAAGGCCGTAGAGGATCGCGAGCGCCTTTCGGAGGAATTGAGCGAGCTTGTGCCGGTGCTTAAGGCGGACTGGTCCTCCCGCTTTCGTCGCTTGAAGTCACACCTGGGTGTCGGCGATGGCACCGACTGATCCGGCGAAAGGGACGGTGACCGCCGTCATCTTCATCCCCTTCACGGACGGCGAGCTCTCCATGCTTCTCGACACCTTGGAGAGCATCGACCGGTTCGTCACCGAGCCCCACCGCGTGATCGCCGTGGACGATTGCAGTCGGGGGCACCTTGACGAGGAGCTGC
Above is a window of Candidatus Eisenbacteria bacterium DNA encoding:
- a CDS encoding glycosyltransferase family 2 protein — protein: MPDLSSPQDSEHDRPRAVPPLVVPPLVSVVIASYNMARYLPDAIHSALAQSYSPVEIHVVDDGSTDETERVMETFAGNPQIFYHRQKNGGQSRAKNRGIRESRGPFVAFLDADDMWSPDKLELQIPLFQDAPRVGVVYTDFQCIDAAGTYLPTTRPVYHSGAISGKLLIKNFVTGMTSVVRRECFDAVGAFDEDLPMSVDYDLWLRISTKYEFRVLDRVTYYYRQWPGQMSHNLEGRFSCAVRIMRRFIEGNPGLVDPATVAEAWAHTYVGRGESIRVLDRRPLNALAFYARALRQQPRYLPAWKGVAKLVLPWLANDRRRIEVHTVARTGRPDHENGRASS
- a CDS encoding glycosyltransferase family 4 protein — encoded protein: MTDRRGPAIWISWERHRRSRELARALSVPLYEIVSRRGGRLRSIDCALRTTGLLLRVRPSLLFVQNPSIQLAALASFLKPVFGYTLVVDRHSNFDFSNTRDGLFNRLSNYGLRIADLTIVTNEAVQRLVEEKGGRGIILQDLLPKLNAKRGAPHAGPLRVVYVCSFSPDEPVEEVLEAAVRLDKNVHVYVTGRVPGAFQSRAQRAPATITFTGFLPEDEYLDLLGSADVVMALTKREHTLLCGAYEGVSLHKPLVLSNQEALRNYFTKGVVLTENTPEAIATAIRKAVEDRERLSEELSELVPVLKADWSSRFRRLKSHLGVGDGTD
- a CDS encoding glycosyltransferase, with product MRPDGQDVIRVLHVLPGLGYGGLEAVALNLMGSLPRDRFEVYACTLSHAPVPLLSDISQRGIQVHEVGGEKRGGFSPGMILRLSDLLRRRRIDVCHTHNIAAEIYGHMGVLLARTPILIHHEHGTLHSGHPARLVLKRMFAPGKDHWIAVSDYVRQFLLERAGVPGNKVTVIHNGLPPADGEQAPPTNATVCTVTRLSPEKGVETLVDAWALVNRAVPEATLTIVGSGHLAGELNQRAADIGVSGRVRFLGFQHPPLAAVHDCSIFVLPSHSEGFGMALLEAMRAGKAVIASRVGGIPEFVEHGRTGILVPPGDPAALSEAILSLLRNPARAMELARAGQRVAERFTLERSVRGVTELYEGTIRRKLGLTFSAGSGRWERRPPMTGTDNGRPAARKEPRIALCAAGEIWGGVEQFILTVAEELRRRGVPFVVLLHQDAMLARRLRDASLPVEVIHSAGKYDPLAIFRLTRAFRRHRIDVVHVNGYKAAILAGIAAKLAGLRLVKTEHGMLEPFQGPAKVKMATNAWLDEFLSRRILDAVAFVSRDIQTALAKRYSGVRQAVVYNAIHPTLAPALTATALLPQSAVPAFRMGIVGRLKPIKGHEVLLRAMARLRKRPDLALYVFGEGETEASCRALCKEAAIEDQVHFMGFRSDVAAYMRQMDAIVMPSFHEGIPYTALEAMDLGVPLIASDVGGLREILTHDVDAVLVPPGDPVSLASAIERMAGDEGLRERLRLNARRTVAERFGAAPMVDHYLDLYRIAAQRR